One segment of Schistocerca cancellata isolate TAMUIC-IGC-003103 chromosome 2, iqSchCanc2.1, whole genome shotgun sequence DNA contains the following:
- the LOC126154709 gene encoding uncharacterized protein LOC126154709, translated as MECATHSKFIKSCGTKFYDEGPTCYYVCHRSGQFTSKGDGRRHLKLTGSNKINGKCPAEIKVQYKEGKCHVTVVSTHVGHDLDLSHLNLTEKERMKIAEDIAAGIPFPTVLQKIQETVQSSNLERVHLTTMQDLHNIAAAYDLSSKSVRHSNDAISVEAWVQEVQQSDNPCVLFYKPQETINDLYPELKSEDFALIIMNNAQGEILTKYGGDCICVDGTHGLNGSDFEVTTLLVLDDMRQGFPCAFLISNRNDSDVLSIFFNCVKSQVGQISPKVFMTDLAESYSIAWNKTMGHPEMRLFCTWHVDRAWRANIKSKIRSLDKRNEVYKLVKSLMQVRDVAVFQESLVKALQKLNSDSETSEFGHYFKTYYEKNVKCWAYCHRMRSGLNTNMHLESMHKTLKYIHANAKQVKRLDKGISALMSLVTAKLFDRLIVNVKGKLTSKMKNIRHKHKCSILMNKNSIRKVGRGWEVPATKSHEVYLVEENNIFCNCKLVCTDCKVCIHRYSCTCIDYSIKLNMCKHIHNVCQLDSTEQNSFEISELQDAVATDVGDMSCINEKEVILKQVSGNANSCTPEALAEEKRKIISRFSEIVSGMSATEVQLANKMVTSLKVNVGAVRTSSGISFISPQRSLKRKLLPQRRLFSTKKTSSSKRISMAVPNAEETNNILRTLLDEDL; from the coding sequence atggaatgtgctacacattccaaattcattaaaagctgtggcaCTAAATTTTACGATGAGGGCCCCACATGTTATTACGTTTGCCATCGCTCAGGTCAGTTTACCTCCAAAGGTGATGGGAGAAGACATCTGAAATTGACAGGAAGCAACAAAATTAATGGCAAGTGCCCTGCAGAGATTAAAGTGCAATACAAAGAAGGAAAATGCCACGTTACTGTTGTGTCCACTCACGTTGGTCACGATCTGGACCTAAGTCATCTCAACCTGACGGAAAAAGAACGGATGAAGATAGCTGAAGACATTGCTGCAGGAATCCCATTTCCTACTGTCCTccaaaaaattcaagaaacagtGCAGAGTTCGAATTTGGAGAGAGTGCATCTTACAACGATGCAGGATTTGCATAATATTGCAGCTGCGTATGACCTGTCTTCAAAGTCAGTTAGACATTCAAATGATGCGATCAGCGTTGAAGCTTGggtgcaagaagtgcagcaaagtgacaatccatgtgtattgttctataagcctcaagaaacaattaatgatCTGTACCCTGAACTGAAAAGTGAAGACTTTGCATTAATTATAATGAACAACGCACAAGGCGAAATATTAACAAAATATGGAGGTGACTGTATTTGTGTTGATGGAACTCATGGCCTAAATGGCTCTGATTTTGAAGTTACAACATTACTTGTACTGGATGATATGAGGCAAGGATTTCCATGTGCTTTCCTCATATCTAACAGGAATGACTCAGATGTTTTGAGTATATTTTTCAATTGTGTTAAGTCTCAGGTTGGACAAATTTCCCCAAAAGTATTCATGACGGACCTGGCAGAATCGTATAGTATCGCTTGGAACAAAACAATGGGACATCCTGAAATGAGACTTTTCTGTACCTGGCACGTCGATAGAGCCTGGAGGGCCAATATTAAGAGCAAAATTAGAAGTTTGGACAAGAGAAACGAGGTGTACAaacttgttaaatcgttaatgcagGTAAGAGATGttgctgtgtttcaagaatcgttgGTAAAAGCATTGCAGAAACTCAACAGCGATTCAGAGACTTCAGAATTTGGTCACTATTTCAAGACGtattatgaaaaaaatgtgaagtgttGGGCATATTGTCATAGGATGCGATCCGGACTCAACACAAACATGCACCTGGAGAGCATGCATAAGACATTGAAATATATACATGCTAATGCAAAGCAGGTAAAACGTTTGGACAAAGGTATATCAGCTTTGATGTCGCTTGTAACAGCAAAGCTGTTTGACAGGCTCATTGTCAACGTGAAAGGGAAGctaacaagtaaaatgaaaaacattcGCCATAAACACAAATGCAGCATTCTGATGAATAAGAACTCAATTAGGAAGGTAGGCAGAGGTTGGGAAGTACCAGCCACAAAATCACATGAAGTTTACCTTGTAGAAGAAAATAATATCTTCTGTAACTGTAAATTAGTGTGCACTGACTGTAAAGTGTGCATTCATAGGTATTCCTGCACGTGTATTGATTATAGCATTAAGTTAAATATGTGCAAGCATATACATAATGTTTGCCAACTAGACAGTACAGAACAAAATTCTTTTGAAATTTCTGAATTACAAGATGCAGTAGCTACAGATGTTGGAGATATGTCTTGCATTAATGAGAAAGAAGTGATTTTGAAGCAAGTAAGTGGAAATGCTAATTCCTGCACCCCAGAAGCATTGgcagaagagaagagaaaaattatttctaggttttcagaaattGTTTCTGGCATGTCAGCTACTGAAGTTCAGCTGGCTAACAAAATGGTGACTTCGTTGAAGGTTAATGTAGGTGCTGTTCGCACCAGTAGTGGTATCTCTTTCATTAGCCCACAAAGAAGTCTCAAGAGGAAACTTTTGCCCCAGAGGAGGCTGTTTTCAACAAAGAAGACAAGTTCCTCAAAACGCATATCCATGGCAGTTCCTAATGCAGAAGAAACCAACAACATCCTGAGAACACTTCTGGATGAAGATTTATAG
- the LOC126154725 gene encoding uncharacterized protein LOC126154725: MKIAEDIAAGIPFPTVLQKIQETVQSSNLERVHLTTMQDLRNIAAAYNLSSKSVRHSNDAISVEAWVQEVQQSDNPCVLFYKPQETINDLYPELKSEDFALIIMNNAQGEILTKYGGDCICVDGTHGLNGYDFEVTTLLVLDDMRQGFPCAFLISNRNDSDVLSIFFNCVKSQVGQISPKVFMTDLAESYSIAWNKTMGHPEMRLFCTWHVDRAWRANIKSKIRSLDKRNEVYKLVKSLMQVRDVAVFQESLVKALQKLNSDSETSEFGHYFKTYYEKNVKCWAYCHRMRSGLNTNMHLESMHKTLKYIHANAKQVKRLDKGISALMSLVTAKLFDRLIVNVKGKLTSKMKNIRHKHKCSILMNKNSIRKVGRGWEVPATKSHEVYLVEENNIFCNCKLVCTDCKVCIHRYSCTCIDYSIKLNMCKHIHNVCQLDSTEQNPFEISELQDAVATDGGDTSCINEKEVVLKQVSGNANSCTPEALAEEKRKIISRFSEIVSGVSATEVQLANKMVTSLKVNVGAVRISSGISFISPQRSLKRKLLPQRRLFSTKKTSSSKRISMAVPNAEETNNILRTLLDGGLYH; encoded by the coding sequence ATGAAGATAGCTGAAGACATTGCTGCAGGAATCCCATTTCCTACTGTCCTGcaaaaaattcaagaaacagtGCAGAGTTCGAATTTGGAGAGAGTGCATCTTACAACGATGCAGGATTTGCGTAATATTGCAGCTGCGTATAACCTGTCTTCAAAGTCAGTTAGACATTCAAATGATGCGATCAGCGTTGAAGCTTGggtgcaagaagtgcagcaaagtgacaatccatgtgtattgttctataagcctcaagaaacaattaatgatCTGTACCCTGAACTGAAAAGTGAAGACTTTGCATTAATTATAATGAACAACGCACAAGGCGAAATATTAACAAAATATGGAGGTGACTGTATTTGTGTCGATGGAACTCATGGCCTAAATGGCTATGATTTTGAAGTTACAACATTACTTGTACTGGATGATATGAGGCAAGGATTTCCATGTGCTTTCCTCATATCTAACAGGAATGACTCAGATGTTTTGAGTATATTTTTCAATTGTGTTAAGTCTCAGGTTGGACAAATTTCCCCAAAAGTATTCATGACGGACCTGGCAGAATCGTATAGTATCGCTTGGAACAAAACAATGGGACATCCTGAAATGAGACTTTTCTGTACCTGGCACGTCGATAGAGCCTGGAGGGCCAATATTAAGAGCAAAATTAGAAGTTTGGACAAGAGAAACGAGGTGTACAaacttgttaaatcgttaatgcagGTAAGAGATGttgctgtgtttcaagaatcgttgGTAAAAGCATTGCAGAAACTCAACAGCGATTCAGAGACTTCAGAATTTGGTCACTATTTCAAGACGtattatgaaaaaaatgtgaagtgttGGGCATATTGTCATAGGATGCGATCCGGACTCAACACAAACATGCACCTGGAGAGCATGCATAAGACATTGAAATATATACATGCTAATGCAAAGCAGGTAAAACGTTTGGACAAAGGTATATCAGCTTTGATGTCGCTTGTAACAGCAAAGCTGTTTGACAGGCTCATTGTCAACGTGAAAGGGAAGctaacaagtaaaatgaaaaacattcGCCATAAACACAAATGCAGCATTCTGATGAATAAGAACTCAATTAGGAAGGTAGGCAGAGGTTGGGAAGTACCAGCCACAAAATCACATGAAGTTTACCTTGTAGAAGAAAATAATATCTTCTGTAACTGTAAATTAGTGTGCACTGACTGTAAAGTGTGCATTCATAGGTATTCCTGCACGTGTATTGATTATAGCATTAAGTTAAATATGTGCAAGCATATACATAATGTTTGCCAACTAGACAGTACAGAACAAAATCCTTTTGAAATTTCTGAATTACAAGATGCAGTAGCTACAGATGGTGGAGATACGTCTTGCATTAATGAGAAAGAAGTGGTTTTGAAGCAAGTAAGTGGAAATGCTAATTCCTGCACCCCAGAAGCATTGgcagaagagaagagaaaaattatttctaggttttcagaaattGTTTCTGGCGTGTCAGCAACTGAAGTTCAGCTGGCTAACAAAATGGTGACTTCGTTGAAGGTTAATGTAGGTGCTGTTCGCATCAGTAGTGGTATCTCTTTCATTAGCCCACAAAGAAGTCTCAAGAGGAAACTTTTGCCCCAGAGGAGGCTGTTTTCAACAAAGAAGACAAGTTCCTCAAAACGCATATCCATGGCAGTTCCTAATGCTGAAGAAACAAACAACATCCTGAGAACACTTCTGGATGGAGGTCTGTACCATTAA